Proteins from a single region of Lelliottia sp. JS-SCA-14:
- a CDS encoding SymE family type I addiction module toxin translates to MTVSYVSIRHYDRKTERTRRYTRSASLRLNGHWMDEAGFTTGTPLDVRVMPGCLVITTLPKESALMKVMSKTANGLPEKEQQQVLAFLQGVTAKVTLESK, encoded by the coding sequence ATGACGGTGAGTTATGTCAGCATCCGCCACTACGATCGCAAGACCGAGAGAACCCGACGCTATACCCGCAGCGCCAGTTTGCGTCTGAACGGGCACTGGATGGACGAAGCTGGATTTACCACCGGTACGCCGCTGGATGTGCGGGTTATGCCCGGCTGTCTGGTTATTACCACTTTGCCAAAAGAATCCGCATTAATGAAAGTGATGAGCAAAACTGCTAACGGTTTACCAGAAAAAGAGCAACAGCAGGTTTTGGCATTTTTGCAGGGCGTAACGGCGAAAGTGACGCTTGAAAGCAAGTAA
- a CDS encoding Ail/Lom family outer membrane beta-barrel protein, which yields MSMKHTVLIAALLSALSASAAVQAENSITAGYAQSHVEGFGTTNGMNLKYRYEWNSPLSVITSFTFMTDSESSSYYVDRDKIDRHVKVKYYSLVAGPAWRFNEIVSVYALLGASYNKVDYNYNWKNYQGPGEYVDMGNIVSGSHDSTSLVYGAGVQISPLDNFVIDVGYEGSKLDDGANDHAVNGFNIGIGYRF from the coding sequence ATGTCAATGAAACACACTGTATTAATCGCTGCGCTTCTGTCTGCGCTAAGTGCTTCTGCTGCCGTACAGGCTGAAAATTCTATTACCGCTGGTTACGCACAATCTCATGTTGAGGGTTTTGGCACCACTAACGGTATGAATTTAAAATATCGTTATGAGTGGAATTCTCCGTTGAGCGTTATCACATCATTTACCTTTATGACGGATTCAGAGAGCAGTTCTTATTACGTTGATCGAGATAAAATTGATCGGCATGTGAAGGTGAAATATTACTCGCTGGTTGCTGGCCCGGCCTGGCGTTTTAACGAGATCGTTAGCGTCTACGCCCTGCTCGGAGCCAGCTATAATAAAGTTGATTACAACTATAACTGGAAAAACTATCAAGGACCTGGTGAATACGTAGACATGGGTAATATCGTTAGCGGAAGCCATGATTCAACATCACTGGTTTATGGAGCCGGTGTTCAGATCAGCCCGCTTGATAATTTTGTCATTGACGTGGGTTATGAAGGTTCAAAACTGGATGATGGCGCTAACGATCATGCAGTTAATGGTTTTAATATTGGTATTGGTTATCGGTTCTAA
- the imm40 gene encoding Imm40 family immunity protein, which translates to MINQILELYSRCGKSLLDKGINDAVLPMSVANKALELFSEAKWTVLGGDVYQQNNNKMENIYADWHCNLSDYSESCSYAKEHLSKLKGDNIYISFTIKS; encoded by the coding sequence ATGATCAATCAAATACTGGAACTGTATTCTCGTTGTGGGAAAAGCCTTTTAGATAAAGGGATTAATGATGCTGTGCTACCTATGTCTGTCGCGAACAAAGCTCTGGAATTGTTTTCAGAAGCTAAATGGACAGTACTTGGGGGGGATGTTTACCAGCAAAACAATAATAAAATGGAGAATATTTATGCAGACTGGCACTGCAATTTGTCTGATTATTCTGAAAGTTGTAGTTATGCTAAAGAACATTTAAGCAAACTAAAAGGTGATAATATTTATATCTCTTTCACGATAAAAAGCTAA
- a CDS encoding hemagglutinin repeat-containing protein, translating into MNKNLYRIVFNKARGMLMVVADIAASGRGSSGPSSGMGHTLSQHISALSRLNFSLLLALGCVSVSVQAGIVADGSAAGKQQPTVINSANGTPQINIQTPNSNGVSHNKYSQFDIDGKGAILNNSHNATQTQLGGMVNGNPWLAKSEAKIILNEVNSRNPSQLNGVLEVAGKKAQIIIANPAGITCDGCGFINANRTTLTTGAPQFSNGQITGYDVRQGEIVIQGRGMDTTSQDSTDIIARAVKVNAGIWANDLKVTTGSNVVNAAHETITRTTPDTNTRPQLAVDVSQLGGMYAGKIRLIGTETGVGVRNAGTIGTSAGNVTITADGRIENSGVINSVQDLSVSASGGIQNSGVQYASGNTTLSTPADIVNSGTMAAAHETTLNAGSLNSSTSGVLAAGMNSDGKLGNSGDLTLTTSGQLSAHGQNLAANSLNAKGAGVDFSQSQTWARDINATATTGNLSTAQGNIAAAQTLTLNTRGLLNNDGGRLEADRLLLGGSTLSNQSGVINQLGEHDLSLTQTIAINNNDGTIASNSHNLTLNTAKLTNRQGSIIHAGSGKLALNTAQVDATGGTIASNGALDLQGKNLVLDSATTQADSITVNADSLSHHAGNMTQTGSGKMTLTVSGGLDNSQGNVASNGDVALAAGSLNNQQGQLLSAGHALTLTSAGAVDNRSGFIAADGLLNISSSSLDNSAGLMQSGSTFTLNTHGGALVNQNSGNQGGIISLGDLTLSSGNIDNQHGTLYSGDNAWLTTGSLNNTAGQLVSVNALTWGGQTLQNDNGGVIQSGGSLVLDTHGAALSNTHSGESGGITSGGKLTVKAGEVNNQSGTVYSADSTWLNTGNWNNTAGLLVGVSGLNFSGGKLINDNGGLIQSGAELVLETHGEQISNTRNGNIISQGDLHLSAGDVSNQSGTVYSGANVWLSTGSWDNTAGQLAGVGSLSFSGNALWNDNGGLLQSGGNLTLDTHGAALSNTQNGTISSAKDLQLSAGDVNNQAGVVYSAGNAQFATGSWNNTAGLLAGVGSLSYSGSTLRNDNGGAVQSGGELLLDTHGALLSNKNSGESGGITSQGSMTLNSGTLDNELGAMISNQQIALNTAEVNNDAGLLVALQGLDAATGALSNHGGAIQSGAGLSWNTRGNSLNNLDGLISAQNSLTLNSGDVANQQGLLTSGGDFTLTSGYFDNRNGRIAGKSDLTLNSTGINNQHGGLQALGDMVLNATHAIVDNTAGLIQSAQQIVMNAQQVVNLNTHSDDQSLGIQGGNIVVTADTFNNLNGDVLANNSVGLNLGGQLNNSHGLITAMQLAQIRAGSVINSQGDIETGSGLTINSTSLTGDGKLLSLGDMSLGLASDFTNVGTIQANGNLDFTTSGNVTNQNLMQAGDTFTLHAASLNNTVDGELSAGTLDVNVSGTLTNRGLLDGYTTHLSALTLNNTGTGRIYGDWLSIDARTLNNSREGGMAATIAARQQLDIGVGVLNNSSHALIYSDGNMYLGGSLDENWLATGQAIAINNHSATIESAGNMRLNVATLNNINDHFTTENVLVSQEHISEYNVDRLGSQLYNENDYNISMYKDETWIICIEGVICNTTNGDKFTHYDYTRTITEDRVLESDPAQIISGGTLTINAGDVLNDKSQIVAGGNLNINATNLNNVEVPGQRQILDEGTATRYKRKQSKGGDSPSVKTSDYTPPAIIQEISLNASTMADHSQAGGSGLTVDAHQETSVSGTIQGGGNLSMGDIAGPNGAGALASGPVGSVTIPGVSGGPSMSLSPGKTFEVNLPGDSQVVRMVGPNTRIPDNSLFKSHPESNSPYLVETDPRFTNKKQWLSSDYMMNAFITDPNNIQKRLGDGFYEQRLIREQVVALTGQRYIGNTQSDEEQYKMLMDNGIAFGQLWGLKPGVALTPEQMSALTSDIVWMVSQTVQMPDGSTQQVLVPQVYAKVKPGDLDGSGALLAGRNVNLNLSGDLTNSGRINSKDNTLVLANNINNLGGIISGNDVALQARTDINNIGGTIQGGDSLLAIAGRDINVTTTTRSAVSADGNFGRTSIDRIGSMSVSNDGGFLGMQAGRDVNLTAALLSNSGEDSQTTVIAGNNLNLNTVETGSHDSLSWGRDDWLKRSQSSDTGTVIQGGGNVSMGAGHDVNITAGTVSANQQLTIQAGNDLNIVNGTSSDSFEQYTKQTGSSSMTSKTTTVDHNRESNQLAVGSQLDGDGVTLSAGHDLLVQGSSVAGSQDVNLIAGNNLTVTAATEQHDEMHQHQEKKSGLSGTGGIGISYGTNDLKTTDTGTSLTSAGSTVGSINGDVNMVAGNGLTIKGSDVLAGNDIALQGKQVDILAADNDSSSKHTVEQSSSGLTLALSGSVGSAINQAVTSANTANKEKESNGRMAALDGMKAALSGVQAYQGNELNQAQGGDPAAVIGINLSYGSQSSKSEQTQTNHDSQGSTIQAGNNLSIKATDSDVNVTGSQIRAGNDITLDAARDVNLISAENTHSLEGKNESHGGSVGVGINFGSGSNGISVNASVNKGKGSETGNGTTHTETTIDAGNNLTIVSGRDTTLTGAQISGDKVTMDVGRDLTLTSERDSDQYDSKQQNASAGGSASMGGGSGSINLSQDKMHSNYDAVQEQTGIFAGKGGFDITVGEHTQLNGAVISSTSAPENNLLDTGTLGFSNIDNHAEYEVEHQSAGLSSGGSIGGQFAGNMANGLLVGANGEGSADSTTKSAISDGTITIRDKDKQTQNVDDLSRDVANANPGLDVIFDKEKEQRRLQEIQAIGEIGSQAADIVRTQGQIEATKKATEKMKTVTPEEREAAKTQWQKEHPEKPVTDEDINGQLFQNAYNEAFSKSDYGTGGSIQQGIQAATAAIQGLAGGDMAKALAGGSAPYLAEMIHDMTTDPVTGKVNTEANLIAHAVVGAVVAQINGNSALAGASGAVAGEYIAQQLYPDIPRDKLTEEQKQTISALSTLAAGIIGGLVGDSTADVVAGAQAGKNAAENNNLSLLARGCAIAAPCRTKVAEQLLEIGAKAGIVGLAGVAVKDLADKMTSDELDHLVTLEMMGNDEITSKYIGSLQDKYGPLHTGGDQLAGTESIEKLENPVLDTNKGTTLVTPDQSDKNGSIITASPESQPGKNDGIFINPRPKENTGTSYASESFDKNGSISADDFFEGTTYTDKVKQQVSSGDYHSFPESVDGHASQGTISVITGGDGVERLKLEISGSYRGKEGVFEYIREPDGSINHRLFVPKQ; encoded by the coding sequence ATGAACAAGAACCTTTATCGGATTGTCTTTAACAAAGCGCGTGGCATGTTGATGGTGGTGGCCGATATAGCGGCCTCAGGACGTGGGTCGTCCGGCCCCTCTTCGGGGATGGGACATACACTTTCCCAACACATCAGCGCCCTGTCCCGCCTTAACTTCAGTCTGTTACTGGCGCTGGGCTGTGTCAGCGTTTCCGTGCAGGCGGGGATTGTGGCGGACGGCAGCGCTGCGGGCAAACAACAGCCGACGGTGATTAACAGCGCTAACGGCACCCCACAGATCAATATCCAGACCCCGAATAGCAACGGCGTTTCGCATAACAAATACAGCCAGTTCGATATCGACGGAAAGGGTGCGATCCTCAATAACTCGCATAACGCCACGCAAACTCAGCTGGGCGGCATGGTCAACGGCAACCCGTGGCTGGCCAAAAGCGAAGCAAAAATCATCCTGAATGAGGTGAACTCGCGCAATCCCAGCCAGCTGAACGGTGTGCTGGAAGTGGCGGGTAAAAAGGCGCAAATCATTATCGCCAACCCGGCCGGGATCACCTGTGACGGTTGCGGGTTTATCAACGCCAACCGCACCACGCTGACCACCGGCGCACCGCAGTTCAGCAACGGTCAAATTACCGGCTATGACGTGCGCCAGGGGGAGATTGTTATTCAGGGGCGCGGGATGGACACCACCTCCCAGGACAGCACCGATATTATTGCCCGTGCGGTCAAAGTAAACGCCGGAATTTGGGCCAACGACCTGAAAGTGACCACCGGCAGCAATGTGGTGAATGCCGCCCATGAAACCATCACCCGCACCACACCGGATACCAATACTCGTCCGCAGTTGGCGGTCGATGTCTCACAGCTGGGCGGCATGTATGCGGGGAAAATCCGCCTTATTGGCACTGAAACCGGCGTTGGCGTACGTAACGCGGGCACGATAGGCACTTCCGCAGGCAACGTGACGATCACTGCAGACGGACGCATCGAAAACAGCGGTGTGATAAACAGCGTGCAGGACTTAAGCGTCAGCGCGTCCGGAGGCATTCAAAACAGTGGCGTTCAGTACGCCTCGGGCAACACCACCCTCAGCACCCCGGCGGATATCGTCAACAGCGGCACGATGGCTGCCGCCCATGAAACCACCCTCAACGCAGGCAGCCTGAACAGCTCCACGTCTGGCGTATTAGCTGCCGGGATGAACAGCGACGGCAAATTGGGCAATTCAGGCGACCTGACGCTCACCACTTCCGGGCAGCTCAGCGCTCACGGGCAGAACCTCGCGGCAAACTCACTCAATGCAAAAGGCGCAGGCGTTGATTTCAGTCAGAGCCAGACCTGGGCCCGCGACATCAATGCCACCGCGACAACCGGCAACCTGAGCACCGCGCAGGGCAATATCGCGGCGGCGCAAACCCTCACGCTGAACACCAGGGGTCTGTTAAATAACGATGGCGGCAGACTGGAAGCCGACCGTTTGCTGCTCGGGGGCAGCACGCTCTCCAATCAGAGTGGTGTGATTAATCAGCTCGGCGAGCACGATCTCTCGCTGACCCAGACCATCGCTATCAATAACAACGACGGCACCATTGCCAGCAACAGCCATAATCTCACGCTCAACACCGCCAAACTGACCAACCGGCAGGGCAGCATCATTCATGCCGGTAGCGGGAAATTAGCGTTGAATACCGCGCAAGTCGACGCCACTGGAGGCACCATCGCCAGCAACGGCGCGCTGGATTTACAGGGTAAAAACCTGGTGTTGGACAGCGCGACTACCCAGGCCGACAGCATCACGGTTAACGCCGACAGCCTGTCACACCACGCCGGTAATATGACGCAGACCGGCAGCGGAAAAATGACACTCACCGTCAGTGGTGGGCTGGATAACAGCCAGGGCAACGTGGCCTCGAATGGTGATGTCGCCCTCGCGGCAGGCAGCCTGAACAACCAGCAGGGGCAACTGCTGTCTGCGGGCCACGCCCTGACGCTTACCAGCGCCGGTGCCGTGGATAACCGCAGCGGATTTATCGCCGCCGACGGTTTGCTCAACATCAGCAGCAGTAGTCTGGATAACAGCGCCGGATTAATGCAAAGCGGCAGTACCTTCACGCTCAATACCCACGGTGGCGCGCTGGTTAACCAGAACAGCGGCAATCAGGGCGGCATTATCAGCCTGGGCGATTTAACGCTCTCCAGTGGCAATATCGACAACCAGCACGGCACCCTCTACAGCGGCGATAACGCCTGGCTTACCACCGGCAGTCTGAACAATACCGCGGGGCAACTGGTCTCGGTCAATGCCCTCACCTGGGGCGGCCAGACGCTGCAAAATGATAATGGCGGTGTGATTCAGAGTGGCGGCAGTCTGGTGCTCGACACCCACGGCGCAGCGCTCAGTAATACCCACAGCGGCGAGTCTGGCGGCATCACCAGTGGCGGGAAGTTGACGGTCAAAGCCGGTGAGGTGAATAACCAGTCTGGCACAGTCTACAGCGCCGACAGCACCTGGCTTAACACGGGGAACTGGAACAACACCGCCGGATTACTGGTGGGGGTCAGCGGCCTGAACTTCAGCGGCGGTAAACTGATCAACGATAACGGTGGCCTGATCCAGAGCGGCGCTGAACTGGTGCTGGAAACTCACGGCGAACAGATCAGCAACACCCGCAACGGCAATATTATCAGCCAGGGCGATTTGCACCTCAGCGCAGGCGACGTCAGTAACCAGTCCGGCACGGTTTACAGCGGCGCGAATGTCTGGCTCTCCACGGGGAGTTGGGATAACACCGCCGGGCAGCTGGCGGGCGTCGGCTCGCTCAGTTTCAGTGGCAATGCGCTGTGGAATGACAACGGCGGGCTTCTCCAGAGCGGCGGTAATCTGACGCTCGACACCCATGGGGCGGCGCTCAGCAATACACAGAACGGCACGATCTCCAGCGCCAAAGATTTGCAGCTGAGTGCCGGCGATGTGAACAACCAGGCCGGGGTGGTTTACAGCGCAGGCAACGCGCAGTTTGCCACCGGAAGCTGGAATAACACCGCCGGTCTGCTGGCTGGCGTCGGATCACTCAGTTACAGCGGTAGCACCCTGCGAAATGATAACGGCGGTGCCGTGCAAAGTGGCGGCGAGCTGCTGCTGGATACCCACGGCGCGTTGCTCAGCAACAAAAATAGCGGCGAATCTGGCGGCATCACCAGCCAGGGCAGCATGACGCTGAACAGCGGCACGCTGGATAACGAGCTCGGCGCGATGATCAGCAACCAGCAGATTGCACTGAATACCGCAGAGGTGAACAACGACGCTGGTTTACTGGTGGCATTGCAGGGGTTGGATGCCGCTACCGGCGCACTCAGTAATCACGGCGGCGCTATTCAGTCCGGCGCGGGTTTAAGCTGGAACACGCGCGGCAATAGCCTGAACAACCTCGACGGTTTAATCAGCGCCCAGAACAGCCTTACCCTGAACAGTGGGGACGTGGCAAACCAACAAGGCTTGTTGACCAGCGGCGGGGATTTCACCCTCACCAGCGGCTATTTTGATAATCGAAATGGGCGCATCGCCGGAAAAAGTGACCTGACGCTGAACAGCACCGGGATAAACAACCAGCACGGAGGCCTCCAGGCACTGGGCGATATGGTGCTCAACGCCACGCATGCGATCGTCGACAACACCGCCGGGCTTATCCAGAGCGCACAGCAAATCGTGATGAACGCGCAGCAGGTGGTCAACCTGAACACCCACAGCGATGACCAGTCGCTGGGTATTCAGGGTGGCAATATTGTGGTCACTGCCGACACGTTCAACAATCTTAACGGCGATGTCCTGGCCAACAACAGTGTCGGCCTGAACCTCGGCGGACAGTTGAATAACAGTCATGGCCTGATCACCGCCATGCAGCTTGCGCAGATCCGCGCCGGTTCAGTGATCAACAGTCAGGGCGATATTGAAACGGGCAGCGGCCTAACGATTAACAGCACCAGCCTGACCGGTGACGGCAAACTGCTTTCTCTCGGCGATATGTCCCTCGGGCTTGCCAGTGATTTCACCAACGTAGGAACGATTCAGGCCAATGGCAATCTGGATTTCACCACCTCGGGCAACGTCACCAACCAGAACCTGATGCAGGCAGGCGACACCTTCACGCTTCACGCCGCATCATTGAATAACACCGTGGATGGCGAATTGAGTGCGGGCACACTTGATGTGAATGTCAGCGGGACGCTCACCAACCGTGGCCTGCTGGACGGTTACACCACCCATCTGAGCGCGCTGACGCTAAACAACACCGGCACCGGACGTATTTACGGCGACTGGCTATCGATTGACGCCCGCACGCTCAACAACAGCCGCGAAGGTGGCATGGCCGCAACCATCGCTGCCCGCCAGCAGCTGGATATAGGCGTCGGGGTCCTGAATAACAGCAGCCACGCCCTGATTTACAGCGACGGGAATATGTATCTGGGCGGCAGCCTCGATGAGAACTGGCTGGCTACCGGTCAGGCCATCGCAATCAATAATCACAGCGCGACCATTGAGTCTGCGGGCAATATGCGGCTCAACGTCGCCACGCTCAACAACATCAACGACCACTTCACCACCGAAAACGTGCTGGTGTCGCAGGAGCACATTTCCGAATACAACGTCGATCGTCTCGGTAGTCAGCTTTATAACGAGAACGACTACAACATCAGCATGTACAAGGATGAGACCTGGATAATCTGTATCGAGGGCGTCATCTGCAACACCACCAACGGCGACAAGTTCACCCACTACGACTACACCCGCACCATCACTGAAGACCGCGTGCTGGAAAGTGATCCAGCACAGATCATTTCGGGCGGCACGCTGACGATTAATGCGGGGGATGTGCTCAACGATAAGAGCCAGATCGTCGCGGGCGGCAACCTGAACATCAATGCCACCAACCTGAACAACGTGGAGGTCCCGGGCCAGCGGCAGATCCTCGACGAAGGTACCGCCACGCGCTACAAGCGTAAACAGAGCAAAGGCGGTGACTCCCCGAGCGTTAAAACCTCGGACTACACCCCTCCGGCCATCATCCAGGAAATAAGCCTCAACGCCAGCACTATGGCCGACCACAGCCAGGCAGGCGGCAGTGGCCTGACGGTGGATGCGCATCAGGAGACGTCCGTCAGCGGCACGATTCAGGGCGGTGGCAATCTCAGCATGGGCGACATCGCCGGGCCGAACGGCGCGGGGGCACTGGCCTCCGGCCCGGTCGGCTCAGTCACCATTCCTGGGGTGAGCGGCGGCCCGTCCATGAGTCTGTCCCCAGGCAAAACCTTTGAAGTGAACCTGCCGGGCGACAGCCAGGTGGTGCGCATGGTCGGGCCCAACACCCGCATCCCGGACAACAGCCTGTTCAAATCACATCCCGAGAGCAACAGCCCGTACCTGGTGGAGACCGACCCGCGTTTCACCAACAAGAAGCAGTGGCTCAGCTCCGACTACATGATGAATGCGTTCATCACCGACCCGAACAACATCCAGAAGCGCCTCGGTGACGGCTTCTATGAACAGCGCCTGATCCGCGAACAGGTGGTGGCGCTGACCGGGCAACGCTACATCGGCAACACGCAAAGTGACGAAGAGCAGTACAAAATGCTGATGGATAACGGCATCGCCTTCGGGCAACTCTGGGGCCTGAAACCGGGCGTGGCGCTGACGCCGGAGCAGATGAGCGCCCTCACCTCCGACATCGTCTGGATGGTCAGCCAGACCGTACAGATGCCGGACGGCAGCACCCAGCAGGTGCTGGTTCCGCAGGTATACGCGAAGGTCAAACCGGGCGACCTCGACGGCAGCGGCGCCCTGCTCGCCGGGCGCAACGTCAACCTCAACCTGAGCGGAGACCTGACCAACAGCGGGCGCATCAACAGCAAAGACAACACGCTGGTGCTGGCGAACAACATCAACAACCTCGGCGGCATCATCAGCGGTAACGATGTGGCGCTGCAGGCGCGCACCGACATCAACAATATCGGCGGCACGATTCAGGGCGGCGACAGCCTGCTGGCCATCGCCGGGCGGGACATCAACGTCACCACCACCACCCGCAGCGCAGTCAGCGCCGACGGCAACTTCGGACGCACCAGCATCGACCGCATCGGCAGCATGTCCGTGAGTAATGACGGCGGTTTCCTGGGAATGCAGGCCGGGCGCGATGTAAACCTCACCGCCGCGTTGCTCAGCAATAGCGGCGAAGACAGCCAGACCACGGTGATCGCGGGCAACAACCTGAACCTGAACACGGTAGAAACCGGCAGCCACGACAGCCTGAGCTGGGGCCGCGACGACTGGCTGAAACGCTCGCAGAGCAGCGACACCGGTACGGTTATTCAGGGTGGCGGCAATGTCTCGATGGGGGCGGGTCATGATGTGAATATCACGGCAGGCACGGTTTCGGCGAACCAGCAGTTGACCATCCAGGCAGGCAACGACCTGAATATCGTCAACGGCACTTCGTCTGACAGCTTCGAGCAGTACACGAAGCAGACCGGCAGCAGCAGTATGACCTCGAAAACCACCACCGTGGACCACAACCGCGAGAGCAACCAGCTTGCGGTCGGCAGCCAGCTTGACGGCGACGGCGTGACGCTTTCAGCGGGGCACGACCTGCTGGTTCAGGGAAGCAGCGTGGCGGGTTCACAGGACGTCAATCTGATTGCCGGGAACAACCTCACCGTCACGGCCGCGACCGAACAGCACGACGAGATGCATCAGCATCAGGAGAAAAAATCGGGCTTAAGCGGCACCGGCGGTATCGGCATCAGCTACGGCACGAATGACCTGAAAACCACCGACACCGGCACCTCGCTGACCAGCGCAGGCAGCACGGTAGGCAGCATCAACGGCGACGTGAATATGGTGGCGGGCAACGGGCTGACCATCAAAGGCTCGGACGTGCTGGCAGGCAATGACATTGCCCTGCAGGGTAAACAGGTGGATATCCTCGCCGCCGACAATGATTCCAGCTCGAAGCACACCGTCGAGCAGAGCAGCAGCGGGCTGACGCTGGCGCTCTCCGGCTCGGTGGGCAGCGCGATTAACCAGGCGGTGACCAGCGCGAACACGGCGAATAAGGAAAAAGAGAGCAACGGGCGGATGGCGGCGCTGGACGGCATGAAGGCAGCGCTGTCGGGTGTGCAGGCGTATCAGGGTAACGAACTGAATCAGGCTCAGGGCGGCGACCCGGCGGCGGTGATAGGTATTAACCTCTCTTACGGCAGCCAGTCGTCAAAATCTGAGCAGACGCAGACGAATCACGACAGCCAGGGCAGCACGATACAGGCGGGGAACAATCTCAGCATTAAGGCTACCGACAGCGATGTGAATGTCACCGGCAGTCAGATACGCGCCGGAAATGACATCACGCTTGATGCCGCACGCGACGTGAACCTGATTTCGGCAGAGAACACCCACAGCCTGGAGGGCAAAAACGAAAGCCACGGTGGCTCGGTGGGCGTTGGGATTAACTTTGGCAGCGGCAGCAACGGTATCTCGGTGAACGCCAGCGTCAACAAAGGCAAAGGCAGCGAAACCGGCAACGGCACCACCCATACCGAAACCACGATAGATGCCGGGAATAACCTGACCATCGTCAGCGGGCGCGATACCACGCTGACGGGCGCGCAAATCAGCGGCGATAAAGTGACGATGGACGTGGGCCGCGACCTGACGCTGACCAGCGAGAGGGATTCTGACCAGTACGACTCAAAACAGCAGAACGCCAGCGCGGGCGGCAGCGCGAGCATGGGCGGTGGGTCCGGATCAATAAATCTGAGCCAGGACAAAATGCACAGCAACTACGACGCGGTGCAGGAGCAGACAGGCATCTTCGCCGGGAAAGGCGGGTTTGATATCACCGTCGGCGAACATACGCAGCTGAACGGCGCGGTGATCAGCAGCACCTCTGCGCCGGAAAACAATCTGCTCGACACCGGCACATTAGGCTTCAGCAACATCGACAACCACGCGGAATATGAGGTGGAGCACCAGAGCGCAGGGCTGAGTTCGGGCGGCAGTATCGGCGGTCAGTTCGCGGGGAACATGGCGAACGGTCTGTTAGTCGGTGCTAACGGCGAAGGCAGCGCGGACTCGACCACCAAATCCGCTATCAGCGACGGCACCATCACCATCCGCGACAAGGACAAGCAGACGCAGAACGTCGATGACCTGAGCCGTGACGTGGCGAACGCCAATCCGGGACTGGACGTTATCTTCGACAAGGAAAAAGAGCAGCGGCGGTTGCAGGAAATCCAGGCGATTGGGGAAATTGGGAGCCAGGCGGCGGATATCGTGCGCACGCAGGGGCAGATAGAAGCGACGAAGAAAGCCACTGAGAAAATGAAAACCGTCACACCGGAAGAGCGGGAGGCGGCGAAAACTCAGTGGCAGAAAGAGCATCCGGAGAAACCGGTGACGGATGAGGATATCAATGGTCAGCTGTTCCAGAATGCGTATAACGAGGCGTTCAGCAAATCGGATTACGGGACGGGCGGCAGTATTCAGCAGGGGATCCAGGCAGCAACCGCCGCTATTCAGGGCCTGGCGGGTGGCGATATGGCGAAAGCGCTGGCGGGTGGTTCTGCGCCGTACCTGGCTGAAATGATTCACGATATGACGACTGACCCGGTCACTGGCAAGGTGAACACCGAAGCCAACCTGATAGCCCATGCAGTTGTCGGGGCGGTGGTTGCGCAGATTAACGGTAACAGCGCATTAGCTGGCGCATCCGGTGCCGTGGCGGGTGAATATATTGCGCAGCAGCTCTATCCGGATATCCCTCGCGACAAGCTGACGGAAGAGCAGAAGCAGACGATATCTGCGCTCTCCACGCTGGCGGCAGGCATAATCGGCGGGCTGGTCGGTGACAGTACAGCCGATGTGGTAGCCGGGGCGCAGGCCGGGAAGAATGCGGCGGAGAATAATAACCTGAGTCTGTTGGCCAGAGGCTGTGCAATAGCTGCACCTTGCCGGACGAAGGTAGCGGAGCAATTGCTGGAGATAGGAGCGAAAGCAGGTATTGTGGGTCTTGCCGGAGTGGCAGTAAAAGACCTGGCGGATAAGATGACATCTGATGAACTGGATCATCTTGTCACCCTGGAAATGATGGGTAATGATGAAATCACCAGTAAGTACATTGGTTCACTGCAAGATAAATATGGCCCTTTGCATACTGGTGGAGATCAGTTAGCTGGTACAGAGAGTATCGAAAAACTGGAGAATCCGGTTCTGGATACAAATAAAGGGACAACACTAGTTACACCGGATCAGTCAGATAAGAATGGTTCTATTATTACTGCATCGCCGGAAAGCCAACCCGGAAAAAATGATGGAATTTTCATCAATCCAAGACCAAAAGAAAACACAGGCACAAGTTACGCATCTGAATCATTCGATAAAAATGGTTCTATTAGTGCAGATGATTTCTTTGAGGGAACGACGTATACAGACAAAGTCAAACAACAAGTATCTTCTGGCGATTATCACTCATTCCCGGAATCTGTGGATGGTCATGCCAGTCAAGGAACGATATCTGTAATCACTGGCGGCGACGGTGTTGAACGATTGAAGCTAGAAATATCAGGGAGTTACCGTGGGAAAGAAGGTGTATTTGAATATATCCGCGAACCAGATGGTTCTATAAATCACCGTCTTTTTGTACCTAAACAATAA